A single window of Hymenobacter sp. APR13 DNA harbors:
- a CDS encoding CorA family divalent cation transporter gives MTETLLTHQESAFAWLDITSPTVAELQAVAAQYDLPDSLVRDCLEPTHLPKFEATHGLSFVILRVFNPPKTNEADTIQELSTKIAVFYAADYLITVHRLPHPVLNELKRVARAPGQECNTPAEVAFHLVRYALNSYMQPALTLTRELDDYEAEIFLKQEVPNALQGLYFLKRKASAAKQLLLLTRDILTMLRRQLATSVTDDTLLQDTQDLQVKVETMYQQLDGGATNLMNLYLSLSSQRTNEAMRVLTVFSAFFLPLTFIAGIYGMNFNYMPELTWKLGYPVSILSMVVISVGIYVWFRRKGWI, from the coding sequence ATGACCGAAACCCTCCTCACCCACCAGGAATCCGCCTTTGCCTGGCTGGATATCACCAGCCCCACCGTGGCCGAGCTGCAGGCCGTGGCCGCGCAGTACGACCTGCCCGACTCGCTGGTGCGCGACTGTCTGGAGCCCACCCACCTGCCCAAGTTTGAGGCCACCCACGGGCTGAGCTTCGTGATTCTGCGGGTGTTCAACCCGCCCAAAACCAACGAGGCCGACACCATTCAGGAGCTGAGCACCAAGATTGCCGTGTTCTACGCCGCCGACTACCTGATTACGGTGCACCGGCTGCCGCACCCGGTGCTGAACGAGCTGAAACGGGTGGCCCGCGCCCCCGGCCAGGAGTGCAACACGCCCGCCGAAGTGGCCTTCCATCTGGTGCGCTACGCCCTCAACAGCTACATGCAGCCTGCCCTCACGCTCACGCGGGAGCTGGACGACTACGAGGCCGAAATCTTCCTGAAGCAGGAAGTGCCCAACGCCCTGCAGGGCCTGTACTTCCTCAAGCGCAAAGCCTCCGCCGCCAAGCAGCTGCTGCTGCTCACGCGCGACATCCTGACGATGCTGCGCCGGCAGCTGGCCACCTCCGTCACGGACGATACGCTGCTACAGGACACCCAGGACCTGCAGGTGAAGGTGGAAACCATGTACCAGCAGCTCGACGGCGGCGCCACCAACCTCATGAACCTCTACCTCTCGCTGTCGTCGCAGCGCACCAACGAGGCCATGCGCGTGCTGACGGTGTTTTCGGCGTTTTTCCTGCCCCTCACCTTCATTGCCGGCATCTACGGCATGAACTTCAACTACATGCCCGAGCTGACCTGGAAGCTGGGCTACCCGGTTTCCATCCTGTCGATGGTGGTTATTTCGGTGGGGATTTACGTCTGGTTCAGGCGCAAAGGCTGGATTTAG
- a CDS encoding cyanophycinase, whose product MPHQTPAAPPLGTLVALGGGDDDAMLALLCDLLPSPATAVEIVTVASRDDTRSGRAYERALRELGCTGARHLRISEQHPADAPDTLRRLRHAGLVFFSGGDQERITDFLHHTEFARVLHERYYHDATFIIAGTSAGAAVLPEYMIVDGHGWRALRKGGMQTSAGLGLLPQLLIDQHFVERGRFGRLAHALLAHPMCLGLGLAEETGIIIRGGTEAEVFGDGVVMVVDGRQLQGNNLGRIGRGEPVSGQDLRVHLLVAGQRLQLQNRRVIGEEPDTR is encoded by the coding sequence ATGCCTCACCAGACGCCTGCCGCCCCGCCGCTCGGCACCCTTGTTGCCCTCGGCGGTGGCGACGACGACGCCATGCTGGCTTTGCTCTGCGACCTGCTGCCGAGCCCCGCCACTGCCGTCGAAATCGTGACCGTGGCCTCCCGCGACGATACCCGCTCCGGCCGCGCCTACGAGCGGGCCCTGCGCGAGCTGGGCTGTACCGGCGCCCGCCACCTGCGCATCAGCGAGCAGCACCCGGCCGATGCCCCCGACACGCTACGGCGCCTGCGCCACGCCGGCCTCGTGTTTTTCAGCGGCGGCGACCAGGAGCGCATCACCGATTTTCTGCACCACACCGAGTTTGCGCGGGTGCTGCACGAGCGGTACTACCACGATGCCACGTTCATCATTGCGGGCACCAGCGCCGGCGCGGCCGTGCTGCCCGAATATATGATAGTGGACGGCCACGGCTGGCGCGCTTTGCGCAAGGGCGGCATGCAAACCAGCGCCGGCCTCGGCCTGCTGCCCCAGCTGCTCATCGACCAGCACTTTGTGGAGCGCGGCCGCTTCGGAAGGTTGGCGCACGCGCTGCTGGCCCACCCCATGTGCCTGGGCCTGGGCCTGGCCGAAGAAACCGGCATCATCATCCGGGGTGGCACCGAGGCCGAGGTGTTCGGCGACGGCGTGGTGATGGTGGTGGACGGGCGCCAGCTGCAGGGCAACAACCTGGGCCGCATCGGACGCGGCGAGCCGGTGAGCGGGCAGGACCTGCGGGTGCATCTGCTGGTGGCCGGGCAGCGCCTGCAGCTGCAGAATAGGCGGGTGATAGGAGAGGAACCGGATACAAGGTGA
- a CDS encoding M13 family metallopeptidase, with protein sequence MTFLPSSRRWLAAPALLLALAGCNSGAKSGSAQPDLLQANLDTTVRPGDDFFQYANGGWLKQHPIPASESSWGIGKEVQNEVYARLRALNQEAAKANAAAGSTQQKIGDFWATGMDSVAIDKQGLAPLKAELDRLAALRTPADVQAAMARLIPLNVNALVGPYVAQDAKNSEKMALYLYQAGLGLPNRDYYFNKDARTANIRKEYGTHVAKMLGLMGEDAATAQRHSAQVVKLETALAGASRKLEALRDPYANYNKMTLAQLNQLTPGLDWKTWFTQAGIPGVDTVIVGQPEFYREAARLLRTAPVEDWRAYLQWQLLHTYAERLSAPFDNENFRFYGTVLQGRKEQRPRWKRVLDDEESAMGEALGQLFVKEYFTPETKARYEKLTTNVVASFREHIQALDWMSDSTKQKALVKLTKITPKVGYPAKWRDYSALDIKRDSYAANMMRANQWRYRYELNKLGKPVDRTEWSMTPQTYNAYYNPSNNEIVLPAAIFAVPGLKDADADDAIIYGYAGASTIGHELTHGFDDEGSQFDENGNLRNWWSKKDRAAFQQRVNGIVRQFNGYTVLDSLHINGKATAGENIADLGGIVIAFDAFKKTEQYKKGEKIGGLTPTQRYFLGYALGWQNHQRDEVLAQRILTDVHSPASYRVNGPFADVPAFYEAFNVKPTDKLYRSDSARVTIW encoded by the coding sequence ATGACCTTCCTTCCCTCCTCGCGCCGCTGGCTGGCCGCCCCCGCCCTGCTGCTGGCTTTGGCCGGCTGCAACTCCGGCGCCAAATCGGGCAGCGCCCAGCCCGACCTGCTCCAGGCTAACCTCGACACCACCGTGCGCCCCGGCGATGACTTCTTCCAGTACGCCAACGGCGGATGGCTGAAGCAGCACCCCATTCCGGCTTCGGAAAGCAGCTGGGGCATCGGCAAGGAAGTGCAGAATGAGGTGTACGCCCGCCTGCGCGCCCTCAACCAGGAAGCTGCCAAAGCCAACGCCGCCGCCGGCAGCACCCAGCAGAAAATCGGCGACTTCTGGGCCACCGGCATGGATTCCGTGGCCATCGACAAGCAAGGTTTGGCGCCGCTGAAAGCCGAGCTGGACCGCCTGGCCGCCCTGCGCACGCCCGCCGACGTGCAGGCCGCTATGGCCCGCCTGATTCCGCTGAACGTGAATGCGCTGGTGGGGCCCTACGTGGCGCAGGACGCCAAAAACAGCGAGAAGATGGCGCTGTACCTGTATCAGGCCGGCCTGGGCCTGCCCAACCGCGACTACTACTTCAACAAGGACGCCCGCACCGCCAACATCCGCAAGGAGTACGGCACGCACGTGGCCAAAATGCTCGGGCTGATGGGCGAAGACGCCGCCACCGCCCAGCGCCACAGCGCCCAGGTGGTGAAGCTGGAAACGGCCCTGGCCGGGGCCTCGCGCAAGCTGGAAGCCCTGCGCGACCCGTACGCCAACTACAACAAGATGACCCTGGCCCAGCTCAACCAGCTCACGCCCGGCCTTGACTGGAAAACCTGGTTCACGCAGGCCGGCATCCCCGGCGTGGATACGGTGATTGTGGGCCAGCCCGAGTTCTACCGCGAAGCCGCCCGCCTACTGCGCACGGCCCCCGTGGAAGACTGGCGCGCCTACCTGCAGTGGCAGCTGCTGCACACCTATGCCGAGCGCCTGAGCGCGCCCTTCGACAACGAGAACTTCCGCTTCTACGGCACCGTGCTGCAGGGCCGCAAAGAGCAGCGCCCCCGCTGGAAGCGCGTGCTCGACGACGAGGAAAGCGCCATGGGCGAGGCCCTGGGCCAGCTGTTCGTGAAAGAGTATTTCACGCCCGAAACCAAGGCCCGCTACGAAAAGCTGACCACGAACGTGGTGGCCTCCTTCCGCGAGCATATTCAGGCCCTGGACTGGATGAGCGACTCCACCAAGCAGAAGGCCCTGGTGAAGCTCACCAAAATCACCCCGAAGGTGGGCTACCCCGCCAAGTGGCGCGACTACTCGGCCCTGGACATCAAGCGCGACTCCTACGCCGCCAACATGATGCGCGCCAACCAGTGGCGCTACCGCTACGAGCTGAATAAGCTGGGCAAGCCCGTCGACCGCACCGAGTGGAGCATGACGCCGCAGACCTATAACGCCTACTACAACCCCAGCAACAACGAAATCGTGTTGCCGGCCGCCATTTTCGCGGTGCCGGGCCTCAAGGATGCCGACGCCGACGATGCCATCATCTACGGCTATGCCGGCGCCAGCACCATCGGCCACGAGCTAACCCACGGCTTCGACGACGAGGGCAGCCAGTTTGATGAGAACGGCAACCTGCGCAACTGGTGGAGCAAGAAAGACCGCGCCGCCTTCCAGCAGCGCGTAAACGGCATCGTGCGCCAGTTCAACGGCTACACCGTACTCGACTCGCTGCACATCAACGGCAAGGCCACAGCCGGCGAAAACATTGCCGATTTGGGCGGCATCGTCATTGCTTTCGATGCCTTCAAGAAAACCGAGCAGTACAAGAAAGGCGAGAAAATCGGGGGCCTGACGCCCACGCAGCGCTACTTCCTGGGCTACGCCCTCGGCTGGCAAAACCACCAGCGCGACGAGGTGCTGGCCCAGCGCATCCTCACCGACGTACACTCGCCGGCCAGCTACCGCGTCAACGGCCCCTTCGCCGACGTGCCGGCCTTCTACGAGGCCTTCAACGTGAAGCCCACCGACAAGCTCTACCGCTCCGACTCCGCCCGCGTGACCATCTGGTAA
- a CDS encoding head GIN domain-containing protein, whose product MKLLRYASLTLLLALLLPALLLAAPNREVRSVAAFTRLGVANSAKIVLRQGSPQRVEVEATTADLARIETVVEGGRLRISTKQQNGKLWSNDNLEGPVTVYVTMPDVAELSVSGSGQIKAEGAMKAARLSLAVSGSGKILLPQLTASELKSAVSGSGEIQVAGTCPQHEARISGSGSILATELRTEASTIGISGSGNSRLYASRTLEASISGSGNVYMRGGATVSSKIAGSGRVREE is encoded by the coding sequence ATGAAACTCTTACGCTACGCCTCCCTGACACTGCTGTTAGCCTTGCTGCTGCCCGCCCTGCTACTTGCTGCTCCCAACCGCGAGGTACGCTCTGTGGCGGCCTTCACCCGCCTGGGCGTGGCCAATTCGGCCAAGATAGTTTTGCGGCAAGGCAGTCCGCAACGCGTGGAAGTGGAGGCCACCACTGCCGACCTGGCCCGCATTGAAACGGTAGTTGAAGGCGGCCGCCTGCGCATCAGCACCAAGCAGCAGAATGGCAAGCTGTGGTCGAATGACAACCTCGAAGGCCCGGTGACGGTGTACGTGACCATGCCGGACGTGGCAGAGCTCAGCGTGAGCGGCTCCGGCCAGATTAAGGCAGAGGGTGCCATGAAGGCTGCCCGGCTTTCGTTGGCGGTTAGTGGATCGGGTAAAATCCTGCTGCCCCAGCTCACGGCCAGCGAATTGAAATCGGCCGTGTCGGGCTCGGGCGAAATCCAGGTAGCGGGCACCTGCCCGCAGCACGAGGCCCGCATCAGCGGTTCCGGTAGCATACTGGCCACTGAATTGCGCACAGAGGCTAGCACTATCGGCATCAGCGGCTCGGGTAACAGCCGCCTCTACGCCAGCCGCACGCTGGAGGCCAGCATTTCCGGTTCCGGCAACGTGTACATGCGCGGTGGCGCCACTGTCAGCAGCAAAATTGCCGGCTCCGGCCGGGTGCGCGAAGAGTAA
- a CDS encoding 3-oxoacyl-ACP synthase III family protein, protein MYIHQVASYLPEQVVTNEHFTNLNGLSADWIIERTGIRERRKAGPGENTNTMAIEATRRVLAQAQAFPVAELDLIVGATYTPHDTIYTLAHAVQRDLGINDIPVVSISSACSSLLNAIEIVEGYFAMGKASRAVVVVSEHNTAYNNESDTVAGHLWGDGASALLLTKERLAPTDLRVVEVLTGGAAVAGKADEAVTLKPVERGIVMPHGRDVFTYACQYMARVTRQLLERQHLSLDSLTYLIPHQANLRITKNVLQQLGLPPERAVSNIERLGNTGCAGAAIGLGDTWPSLQPGNRVIITVFGGGYSYGAMLLER, encoded by the coding sequence GTGTACATTCACCAGGTGGCATCCTATCTGCCGGAGCAAGTCGTTACCAACGAGCATTTTACCAATCTCAACGGCCTCTCTGCCGACTGGATCATTGAGCGCACCGGCATTCGGGAGCGCCGCAAAGCGGGCCCCGGCGAAAACACCAACACCATGGCCATCGAGGCCACCCGCCGCGTGCTAGCCCAGGCTCAGGCCTTTCCGGTCGCCGAGCTTGACCTCATCGTGGGGGCCACCTACACCCCGCACGACACCATCTACACGCTGGCCCACGCCGTGCAGCGCGACCTGGGCATCAACGATATTCCGGTGGTGAGCATTTCGTCGGCGTGCTCGTCGCTACTCAACGCCATTGAGATTGTGGAAGGCTACTTTGCCATGGGCAAGGCCAGCCGCGCCGTGGTGGTGGTGAGTGAGCACAATACCGCCTACAACAACGAGAGCGACACAGTGGCTGGCCACCTCTGGGGTGACGGTGCCTCGGCCCTGCTGCTTACCAAGGAGCGCCTCGCTCCCACCGACCTGCGCGTGGTGGAGGTGCTGACCGGCGGCGCCGCCGTGGCTGGCAAAGCCGACGAAGCCGTGACGCTGAAGCCCGTGGAGCGCGGCATCGTGATGCCCCACGGCCGCGACGTCTTCACGTACGCCTGCCAGTACATGGCCCGCGTGACCCGCCAGCTGCTGGAGCGCCAGCACCTGAGCCTCGACAGCCTCACCTACCTGATTCCGCACCAGGCCAACCTGCGCATCACCAAAAACGTGCTGCAGCAGTTGGGCTTGCCCCCCGAGCGCGCCGTGTCCAACATCGAGCGACTGGGCAACACAGGCTGCGCCGGCGCCGCCATCGGCCTCGGCGACACTTGGCCGAGTCTGCAGCCCGGCAACCGGGTTATCATCACGGTGTTCGGAGGCGGCTATTCCTACGGGGCTATGCTGCTGGAGCGGTAA
- the mgtE gene encoding magnesium transporter: MNQNPTTDHITSLIQEGEFFKLKEILKHYEPAELVELIEAEEEREQLIIFRLLPLRLATQVFEYLDLEVQKHFLANLSQEKISDILNEMSPDDRTALLEFLPDDFVKELIQTLSEPERKVTLELLGYPEYSVGRLMTPDYIAIRESWTVQQVLDYIRRHGGQSETLSVLYVTDQRGVLIDDIRIREFLLSAPDRPVSELMDRRYVKLNAMQDQEAAIDVFRKNDRVALPVVNDEGVLFGIVTIDDILDIREEEDTEDIQKLGGSAALDEPYLATSIWGMVKKRAGWLVILLIGEMLTTSAMHHFEDDLQKAAVLGLFIPLIISAGGNAGSQATSLIIRAMSLGEFTLSDWWLVMRREIISGLALGAILGVVGALRIVLWAKVVDPGYFGPYWQLIAVTVGFSLLGIVLWGALSGAMLPMLLKRLGLDPATASAPFVATLVDVTGLIIYFSVATLVLRGTLL, from the coding sequence ATGAATCAGAACCCGACCACCGACCACATCACGTCCCTGATTCAGGAGGGGGAATTTTTCAAGCTCAAGGAAATTCTCAAGCACTACGAGCCCGCCGAGCTGGTGGAGCTGATTGAGGCCGAGGAGGAGCGCGAGCAGCTCATCATCTTTCGGCTGCTGCCGCTGCGGCTGGCCACGCAGGTGTTCGAATACCTTGATCTGGAGGTGCAGAAGCACTTTCTGGCCAACCTGAGCCAGGAAAAGATTTCCGACATCCTCAACGAAATGTCGCCCGACGACCGGACGGCGCTACTGGAATTCCTGCCCGACGACTTCGTGAAGGAGCTGATTCAGACGCTGAGCGAGCCGGAGCGCAAGGTGACGCTGGAGCTGCTGGGCTACCCCGAGTACTCGGTGGGCCGCCTGATGACGCCCGACTACATTGCCATTCGCGAGAGCTGGACCGTGCAGCAGGTGCTGGACTACATCCGGCGCCACGGCGGGCAGTCGGAGACGCTGAGCGTACTCTACGTGACCGACCAGCGCGGCGTGCTCATCGACGATATCCGCATCCGGGAGTTTCTGCTCTCGGCGCCCGACCGGCCCGTGAGCGAGCTGATGGACCGCCGCTACGTGAAGCTCAACGCCATGCAGGACCAGGAAGCGGCCATCGACGTGTTCCGCAAAAACGACCGGGTGGCCCTGCCCGTGGTCAACGACGAGGGCGTGCTGTTTGGCATCGTGACGATTGACGACATCCTGGACATCCGGGAAGAAGAAGACACCGAGGACATCCAGAAGCTGGGCGGCTCGGCGGCTTTGGACGAGCCGTATCTGGCCACCTCCATTTGGGGCATGGTAAAGAAGCGAGCCGGCTGGCTGGTGATTCTGCTGATTGGCGAGATGCTGACCACCTCGGCCATGCACCACTTCGAAGACGATTTGCAGAAGGCGGCGGTGCTGGGGCTGTTTATTCCGCTGATTATTTCGGCCGGCGGCAATGCCGGCTCGCAGGCCACCTCGCTCATCATCCGGGCCATGAGCCTGGGCGAGTTCACCCTCTCCGACTGGTGGCTGGTAATGCGGCGCGAAATCATCTCGGGGCTAGCGCTGGGCGCTATTCTGGGCGTGGTGGGTGCGCTGCGCATCGTGCTTTGGGCTAAGGTAGTAGACCCCGGATACTTCGGGCCATACTGGCAGCTGATTGCCGTGACGGTGGGCTTCTCACTGCTGGGCATTGTGCTGTGGGGCGCGCTGTCGGGGGCCATGCTGCCCATGCTGCTCAAACGCCTGGGCCTCGACCCGGCCACGGCCTCGGCCCCATTCGTGGCCACGCTCGTGGACGTAACAGGCCTTATCATCTACTTCTCAGTGGCGACGCTGGTGCTGCGCGGCACGCTGCTGTAA
- a CDS encoding DUF3667 domain-containing protein produces MAHHATHLPACANCGYSFPADTPAEFCPRCGQQNHEVNISFGHLVEETLEGLFHFDGKVFRTAGLLLFRPGVLTRRFLEGQRVPYVPPVRLYVFLSFVFFLLLSSATKPEHGRERPVQLFARQAATLTETANDQARQQELQLLRDIAQAQSPARSDSLQRLFTDLMQQRQKAGRPPQALTQATTDSTTRRSASDGLNLSVMGVKLPEEEVAKLPDDITQAQVDSVLRSKGAVPGFWNRLGVKRAVRWHHVTSEEAMHQILRGLSLLIFLIMPLAALLLKGVYFRQRRHYISHLIFTVHVHCFLFVYFAVALLLSKLSFMAWAESVLLLIPGLYFLLALRNFYQQGWLKTVLKSLFLGVSYGFTLALALTLVAVGGLIMF; encoded by the coding sequence ATGGCGCACCACGCTACCCACTTACCGGCCTGCGCAAACTGCGGCTACTCGTTTCCGGCCGACACGCCAGCCGAATTTTGCCCACGCTGCGGCCAGCAAAACCACGAAGTCAATATATCCTTTGGCCATCTGGTGGAAGAGACGCTGGAAGGACTATTCCATTTCGATGGCAAAGTATTCCGAACGGCGGGCCTGCTGCTGTTTCGGCCGGGCGTGCTCACGCGGCGCTTTCTGGAGGGCCAGCGCGTGCCCTACGTACCGCCGGTGCGGCTCTATGTGTTTCTGAGCTTTGTGTTTTTCCTGCTCCTGTCGTCGGCTACCAAGCCTGAGCACGGCCGTGAGCGGCCGGTACAGCTGTTTGCCCGGCAGGCCGCCACCCTGACGGAAACCGCCAACGATCAGGCCCGACAGCAGGAACTGCAACTGCTTCGCGACATTGCTCAGGCGCAGTCGCCGGCCCGCAGCGACAGTCTGCAGCGCCTCTTCACGGATTTGATGCAGCAGCGCCAAAAAGCCGGCCGGCCGCCGCAGGCTCTCACGCAGGCCACCACAGACTCAACAACCCGCAGAAGCGCCTCCGACGGCCTCAATCTCTCGGTGATGGGCGTCAAGCTTCCAGAAGAAGAGGTGGCAAAGCTGCCCGATGACATCACGCAGGCGCAGGTGGACTCTGTGCTGCGTAGCAAGGGTGCCGTGCCCGGCTTCTGGAACCGGCTGGGCGTGAAGCGGGCCGTGCGCTGGCACCACGTCACGAGCGAGGAGGCCATGCACCAGATTCTGCGCGGCCTGTCGCTGCTCATTTTCCTGATTATGCCGCTGGCGGCACTGTTGCTGAAGGGCGTGTACTTCCGGCAGCGCCGCCACTACATCAGCCACCTCATTTTCACGGTACACGTCCACTGCTTCCTGTTTGTGTACTTCGCAGTGGCACTGCTGCTGAGCAAGCTCAGCTTTATGGCCTGGGCCGAAAGCGTGCTGCTGCTGATACCGGGGCTGTACTTTTTGCTGGCACTCCGTAACTTCTACCAGCAAGGTTGGCTGAAAACGGTACTAAAATCCCTATTCCTGGGCGTCAGCTACGGCTTCACGCTGGCCCTGGCCCTGACACTGGTGGCGGTAGGCGGGCTGATCATGTTTTAA
- the arfB gene encoding alternative ribosome rescue aminoacyl-tRNA hydrolase ArfB — protein sequence MLPAAADFLPELQFQTSRSSGPGGQNVNKVESRVELRFRLLESQLLTDEQKQTLQQKLASKITSEGELLVVAQEDRSQLRNKETALQKFHELLTKALHKPKARKATKPSKGAVRQRLESKKKHADKKTNRGRVDF from the coding sequence ATGCTGCCTGCCGCCGCCGACTTCCTGCCCGAACTTCAATTCCAGACCAGCCGCAGTAGCGGCCCCGGCGGGCAGAACGTGAACAAGGTAGAAAGCCGCGTGGAGCTGCGCTTCCGGCTGCTGGAGTCGCAGCTGCTCACCGACGAGCAGAAGCAGACGCTGCAGCAGAAACTGGCCTCCAAGATTACCTCCGAGGGCGAGTTGCTGGTGGTGGCGCAGGAAGACCGTAGCCAACTGCGTAACAAGGAAACGGCGCTGCAGAAGTTTCATGAGCTGCTCACCAAAGCCCTGCACAAGCCCAAAGCCCGCAAAGCCACCAAGCCCAGCAAAGGCGCCGTGCGCCAGCGTCTGGAGTCCAAAAAGAAGCACGCCGACAAGAAAACCAACCGCGGCCGGGTGGATTTTTAG
- a CDS encoding PA14 domain-containing protein — MAASGLYAEYYSGYFDDDQLFFTNRAAGLIRTDAQANFPNSGFGDLTTVAANTLADPDGFSLRQRGSLAITTAGMYTFYLYSDDAAYFWLDNAALASPAISAQATIANGGMHSASVAQQASVYLVAGLHNILLHYGEIGSANTLILEYEGPDAPARQVVPASVFCTAVQPVRTLPANLMYANDNQTVTVGTGTMSSVPTVTGVGATPQFLLANAASLPAGISLNAATGQLTFGVNVPTGLYQPNILVIGSQGATLFRQAYTFVAAVPPAAGCVSVRPDRGPPTQGLYGEYYQGYFADDPAYFSANRPGLVRLESHLNFDTDANWGDLTAVATGTATDANEYSARFRGSFTISTSGLYTLYLRSDDGSRLWLDTYALMSTPPNNMATINNGGMHPDSTVAVTLPLLAGQHDLQIHFGENGGRNKLVLEYEGPDAPTRRVMPPSIFCSGGSGRPLGVRPAARQSSMVVAPNPSKGSFGVRIVQPQPSSGTLHLLDMQGRLCYQTSLLDVAEQQVQLQLLSLPVGVYLLRLTTETGTATQKVVIE, encoded by the coding sequence TTGGCTGCCAGCGGCTTATATGCCGAGTACTACAGTGGCTACTTCGACGATGACCAGCTGTTCTTCACAAATCGGGCGGCTGGCCTGATCCGAACAGATGCGCAGGCTAATTTCCCCAACAGCGGGTTTGGCGACCTGACGACTGTGGCTGCCAATACGCTTGCGGACCCGGATGGCTTTAGTCTGCGTCAGCGCGGCAGTTTGGCCATTACCACGGCCGGCATGTATACATTTTATCTGTATTCCGACGACGCGGCCTACTTCTGGCTTGACAATGCAGCGCTAGCCAGCCCGGCTATTTCGGCGCAGGCCACCATTGCCAACGGCGGGATGCACAGTGCCTCCGTGGCGCAGCAGGCCAGCGTGTATCTGGTGGCCGGGCTGCATAACATCCTGCTACACTACGGCGAAATAGGCAGCGCCAACACGCTGATACTGGAATACGAAGGCCCCGATGCTCCTGCCCGGCAGGTAGTGCCTGCCAGCGTGTTCTGCACGGCCGTGCAGCCCGTGCGGACCCTCCCTGCCAACCTGATGTACGCCAACGATAATCAGACGGTGACTGTTGGCACCGGCACTATGTCGTCGGTGCCAACAGTGACGGGAGTAGGGGCTACGCCGCAGTTTCTGTTGGCAAATGCTGCCAGTCTGCCAGCCGGCATAAGCCTCAACGCCGCCACAGGCCAGCTGACGTTTGGCGTGAATGTGCCCACGGGCCTGTACCAGCCTAATATACTTGTGATTGGCAGCCAGGGCGCTACGTTGTTTCGGCAGGCCTACACCTTTGTAGCGGCTGTGCCGCCGGCTGCCGGCTGCGTGAGTGTCCGCCCTGACCGAGGCCCCCCAACGCAAGGGCTATACGGCGAATACTACCAAGGCTATTTTGCGGATGATCCGGCCTACTTCTCAGCGAATCGGCCTGGCCTGGTACGCCTGGAAAGCCACCTCAACTTCGATACTGATGCCAACTGGGGCGACCTGACTGCTGTGGCCACGGGCACTGCCACCGATGCCAACGAGTACAGTGCGCGCTTTCGGGGAAGTTTCACCATCAGCACATCCGGCCTGTATACGCTCTATCTCCGGTCTGATGATGGCTCCCGGCTGTGGCTTGATACCTACGCGCTGATGTCGACCCCACCCAATAACATGGCCACTATCAATAATGGGGGCATGCACCCCGACTCCACGGTAGCCGTTACGCTGCCTTTGCTCGCCGGCCAGCACGACCTGCAGATTCATTTCGGCGAAAACGGTGGGCGCAACAAGCTTGTGCTAGAATACGAAGGCCCGGATGCCCCAACGCGGCGCGTAATGCCCCCTAGCATTTTTTGCTCGGGCGGTAGTGGGCGGCCCCTTGGCGTCCGGCCAGCTGCCCGGCAGTCAAGTATGGTAGTAGCTCCCAACCCCAGCAAAGGCAGTTTTGGAGTTCGTATTGTGCAGCCACAACCGAGCTCAGGTACCCTGCATCTGCTGGATATGCAAGGCCGCCTCTGCTACCAAACCAGCCTGTTGGATGTTGCCGAGCAGCAGGTGCAGCTTCAGCTACTCAGTTTACCAGTGGGGGTGTACTTGCTGCGTCTTACTACCGAAACCGGCACCGCTACCCAGAAAGTAGTGATAGAGTAA
- a CDS encoding nuclear transport factor 2 family protein: MHPHEQLLHRFYQAFQRRDHAAMAACYHPEATFEDAAFQLQGADIGKMWRMLCERGKDLRLAYNDLHADDHAGRATWDARYTFSQTGRKVHNHIQARFTFQNGLILTHHDEFSFWRWSRQALGPVGWLLGWSGFLQNKVRKSAAQGLAAYRPKLSQ, translated from the coding sequence ATGCACCCGCACGAACAGCTTCTTCACCGATTCTACCAGGCTTTCCAGCGCCGCGACCACGCCGCCATGGCCGCTTGCTACCATCCCGAAGCCACCTTCGAAGATGCTGCGTTTCAGCTGCAGGGGGCCGACATCGGGAAGATGTGGCGCATGCTCTGCGAGCGGGGCAAAGACCTGCGCCTCGCCTACAACGACCTCCACGCCGACGACCACGCCGGCCGCGCCACCTGGGACGCCCGCTATACTTTCTCGCAAACCGGCCGCAAGGTGCACAACCACATCCAGGCCCGCTTCACGTTCCAGAACGGCCTCATCCTCACCCACCACGACGAGTTCAGCTTCTGGCGCTGGTCACGGCAGGCGCTGGGGCCGGTGGGGTGGCTGTTGGGCTGGTCGGGGTTTCTGCAGAACAAGGTGCGCAAGTCGGCCGCGCAGGGGCTGGCGGCGTACCGGCCGAAATTGAGTCAGTAG